In Rhodamnia argentea isolate NSW1041297 chromosome 4, ASM2092103v1, whole genome shotgun sequence, the following proteins share a genomic window:
- the LOC115753988 gene encoding calmodulin-binding receptor-like cytoplasmic kinase 3 isoform X2 — MYYSTMAIAATILLLLPQLLRIAATDFHLKSKVCGSDRLEYASYSGSEFFYINEEIVDQTQFCNALKYHYEDGCDLEDYPGPNCSGINLSLVRTHFHGGRKFLQTEVSVDKVVEQSQEKEEKKSRNFPLTHKSVSLVVPGVLALSCVLVCPCLYRKKKEAAQTVLPKDMNSVNSTPLSEESSAPEKVSPPEKIPGSPLRVPPSPSRFSMSPKLSRLGSLHLSLNQILKATRNFSPSMQIGEGGFGTVYKAQLEGGQFVAIKRAKKEHFESLRTEFSCEVQLLSKIDHRSLVKLLGYIEKGNERLIITEYLPNGTLREHLDGQHGRILDFNQRLEVAIDVAHGLTYLHLYSEKQIIHRDVKSSNILLTDSMRAKVADFGFARLGAGDTDKTHVSTKVKGTVGYLDPEYMRTYQLTTKSDVYSFGILLIEILTGRRPVDARKPVDERVTIRWAFRKFNEGNVVDLMDPRMEQRVDRDILMRIFSLAFQCAAPGRSDRPDMNVVGEELWGIRVDYLKSVRGG; from the exons ATGTATTATTCGACGATGGCAATAGCCGCAACTATACTCCTGCTGCTGCCACAATTGCTGAGGATAGCTGCCACTGATTTCCACTTGAAGTCGAAGGTTTGTGGCTCTGATCGACTGGAATATGCAAGTTATTCTGGTAGTGAATTCTTTTACATTAATGAAGAGATAGTAGACCAAACTCAGTTCTGCAATGCCCTCAAATATCACTATGAGGATGGTTGTGACCTTGAGGATTACCCTGGACCTAATTGCTCTGGGATTAATCTTTCTCTAG TTCGAACGCATTTTCATGGAGGAAGAAAGTTTTTGCAGACAGAAGTTAGTGTGGACAAAGTTGTTGAACAGagccaagagaaagaagagaagaaaagtcgGAACTTTCCTTTAACCCATAAAAGCGTCAGCTTGGTCGTACCTGGAGTTTTAGCTCTATCTTGTGTTTTAGTATGTCCCTGCTtatacagaaaaaagaaagaagctgCTCAGACAGTCCTTCCAAAGGATATGAATTCAG TAAATTCTACTCCCTTATCGGAAGAGAGTTCTGCTCCTGAAAAGGTTTCTCCGCCCGAAAAGATTCCAGGGAGTCCACTTCGGGTGCCGCCTAGTCCATCCAGATTTTCCATGTCCCCAAAACTCAGTAGACTTGGATCGTTGCATCTCAGTTTAAATCAAATCTTGAAAGCTACTCGCAATTTTTCTCCCTCGATGCAAATAGGAGAAGGGGGATTCGGAACTGTGTATAAGGCACAATTAGAAGGTGGGCAGTTTGTTGCCATAAAACGAGCAAAGAAG GAACACTTTGAGAGTTTGCGAACTGAATTTAGCTGTGAAGTTCAGCTTCTTTCAAAAATTGATCACCGAAGTCTGGTGAAGCTACTTGGTTATATCGAGAAAGGAAACGAGCGTCTTATTATCACAGAGTATTTGCCAAATGGGACTCTTAGAGAACATTTGGATG GTCAACATGGGAGAATCCTCGATTTTAATCAAAGGCTCGAAGTTGCAATTGATGTTGCTCATGGTTTGACTTATCTGCACTTATACTCAG AGAAGCAAATTATCCACCGAGACGTGAAGTCATCCAACATTCTTTTGACTGATAGTATGAGGGCTAAGGTGGCAGATTTTGGATTTGCAAGGCTAGGTGCGGGCGACACTGATAAAACTCATGTCTCCACCAAAGTTAAAGGCACAGTAGGTTATCTTGACCCAGAGTACATGAGAACCTATCAGCTCACCACCAAAAGCGATGTGTACTCTTTCGGGATCTTGCTCATAGAGATCCTAACTGGACGTCGTCCTGTTGATGCAAGGAAGCCAGTTGATGAACGGGTGACAATTAGATGG GCCTTCAGGAAGTTCAACGAAGGGAACGTCGTGGACCTCATGGACCCAAGAATGGAGCAAAGAGTGGATAGAGATATTCTGATGAGGATTTTTAGTTTGGCTTTTCAGTGTGCCGCGCCCGGACGATCAGATCGGCCCGACATGAATGTCGTGGGAGAAGAGTTGTGGGGGATAAGGGTGGACTATCTCAAGAGTGTGAGGGGAGGGTAG
- the LOC115753988 gene encoding calmodulin-binding receptor-like cytoplasmic kinase 3 isoform X1 has translation MYYSTMAIAATILLLLPQLLRIAATDFHLKSKVCGSDRLEYASYSGSEFFYINEEIVDQTQFCNALKYHYEDGCDLEDYPGPNCSGINLSLGSVRTHFHGGRKFLQTEVSVDKVVEQSQEKEEKKSRNFPLTHKSVSLVVPGVLALSCVLVCPCLYRKKKEAAQTVLPKDMNSVNSTPLSEESSAPEKVSPPEKIPGSPLRVPPSPSRFSMSPKLSRLGSLHLSLNQILKATRNFSPSMQIGEGGFGTVYKAQLEGGQFVAIKRAKKEHFESLRTEFSCEVQLLSKIDHRSLVKLLGYIEKGNERLIITEYLPNGTLREHLDGQHGRILDFNQRLEVAIDVAHGLTYLHLYSEKQIIHRDVKSSNILLTDSMRAKVADFGFARLGAGDTDKTHVSTKVKGTVGYLDPEYMRTYQLTTKSDVYSFGILLIEILTGRRPVDARKPVDERVTIRWAFRKFNEGNVVDLMDPRMEQRVDRDILMRIFSLAFQCAAPGRSDRPDMNVVGEELWGIRVDYLKSVRGG, from the exons ATGTATTATTCGACGATGGCAATAGCCGCAACTATACTCCTGCTGCTGCCACAATTGCTGAGGATAGCTGCCACTGATTTCCACTTGAAGTCGAAGGTTTGTGGCTCTGATCGACTGGAATATGCAAGTTATTCTGGTAGTGAATTCTTTTACATTAATGAAGAGATAGTAGACCAAACTCAGTTCTGCAATGCCCTCAAATATCACTATGAGGATGGTTGTGACCTTGAGGATTACCCTGGACCTAATTGCTCTGGGATTAATCTTTCTCTAG GGTCAGTTCGAACGCATTTTCATGGAGGAAGAAAGTTTTTGCAGACAGAAGTTAGTGTGGACAAAGTTGTTGAACAGagccaagagaaagaagagaagaaaagtcgGAACTTTCCTTTAACCCATAAAAGCGTCAGCTTGGTCGTACCTGGAGTTTTAGCTCTATCTTGTGTTTTAGTATGTCCCTGCTtatacagaaaaaagaaagaagctgCTCAGACAGTCCTTCCAAAGGATATGAATTCAG TAAATTCTACTCCCTTATCGGAAGAGAGTTCTGCTCCTGAAAAGGTTTCTCCGCCCGAAAAGATTCCAGGGAGTCCACTTCGGGTGCCGCCTAGTCCATCCAGATTTTCCATGTCCCCAAAACTCAGTAGACTTGGATCGTTGCATCTCAGTTTAAATCAAATCTTGAAAGCTACTCGCAATTTTTCTCCCTCGATGCAAATAGGAGAAGGGGGATTCGGAACTGTGTATAAGGCACAATTAGAAGGTGGGCAGTTTGTTGCCATAAAACGAGCAAAGAAG GAACACTTTGAGAGTTTGCGAACTGAATTTAGCTGTGAAGTTCAGCTTCTTTCAAAAATTGATCACCGAAGTCTGGTGAAGCTACTTGGTTATATCGAGAAAGGAAACGAGCGTCTTATTATCACAGAGTATTTGCCAAATGGGACTCTTAGAGAACATTTGGATG GTCAACATGGGAGAATCCTCGATTTTAATCAAAGGCTCGAAGTTGCAATTGATGTTGCTCATGGTTTGACTTATCTGCACTTATACTCAG AGAAGCAAATTATCCACCGAGACGTGAAGTCATCCAACATTCTTTTGACTGATAGTATGAGGGCTAAGGTGGCAGATTTTGGATTTGCAAGGCTAGGTGCGGGCGACACTGATAAAACTCATGTCTCCACCAAAGTTAAAGGCACAGTAGGTTATCTTGACCCAGAGTACATGAGAACCTATCAGCTCACCACCAAAAGCGATGTGTACTCTTTCGGGATCTTGCTCATAGAGATCCTAACTGGACGTCGTCCTGTTGATGCAAGGAAGCCAGTTGATGAACGGGTGACAATTAGATGG GCCTTCAGGAAGTTCAACGAAGGGAACGTCGTGGACCTCATGGACCCAAGAATGGAGCAAAGAGTGGATAGAGATATTCTGATGAGGATTTTTAGTTTGGCTTTTCAGTGTGCCGCGCCCGGACGATCAGATCGGCCCGACATGAATGTCGTGGGAGAAGAGTTGTGGGGGATAAGGGTGGACTATCTCAAGAGTGTGAGGGGAGGGTAG